The following coding sequences lie in one Paracidovorax avenae genomic window:
- a CDS encoding EF-hand domain-containing protein, whose protein sequence is MPHPHPLPVRLARLAAAAGTAALLAACAASSPERTGPSRPAGGHGNAAFIGGYDADNDARVTRAEYDAVRKQRYAAADTNGDGWLSEAEYVAEFQGRLQRQYADGKRQPDDAYANAIKQAHVRFGILDRNKDGRLTVDEEQAIADRTFRNADTNGDGVVDAADAKKP, encoded by the coding sequence ATGCCCCATCCCCACCCCCTGCCTGTCCGCCTGGCACGACTGGCCGCCGCTGCGGGAACTGCCGCACTGCTCGCTGCCTGCGCCGCCTCCTCGCCCGAACGCACGGGCCCGTCACGCCCTGCAGGCGGTCACGGCAACGCCGCCTTCATCGGCGGATACGACGCCGACAACGACGCCCGGGTGACCCGCGCCGAATACGACGCGGTGCGCAAGCAGCGCTATGCGGCGGCCGATACCAATGGCGACGGCTGGCTGAGCGAAGCAGAGTACGTGGCCGAGTTCCAGGGCCGTCTCCAGCGGCAGTACGCCGATGGCAAGCGCCAGCCCGACGACGCCTACGCCAACGCCATCAAGCAGGCGCACGTGCGCTTCGGCATCCTGGACAGGAACAAGGACGGCCGTCTGACCGTGGACGAAGAGCAGGCCATCGCCGACCGCACCTTCAGGAACGCGGACACCAATGGCGACGGCGTGGTGGACGCGGCGGACGCGAAGAAACCTTGA
- a CDS encoding TonB-dependent hemoglobin/transferrin/lactoferrin family receptor encodes MVHRLHPPPAAPAATAPSSRPQPLRPAAWAACLAVLGTSSWAQAPAAGQAAEAQVAQLPQVDVVGEAEHQSGTVTTIGSDALERANGMKDVVRNQPLVAAPGTVAGTSRNRSSFDRSGTTGYNIRGIEGNRVGLDVDGVEMPDATTRPYVSRAGVNTFGAGRDFIDPEMFSSAQILSGTTPARRTAGGIGGAVSFRTKAASDYLRDGKPSYLGARIGYDSTDRSWNESVTGALRRGDADGLVAYSRRDGHASRNNSPTVDSYPNDWHSDALLLKGGLRVDGSNRLELSADLYRRKNDTFFHGWNSAGTALTEASRQASDTERNTLQLTHQWAPRDAWIDQAETRLFHQDTATRDVTDTTTLATGATGRNLSENRTRTWGLSTTAGKRIGRHELSFGANVSTQDVDRPWSVTYPQDYMKPQPDTTTGRWGAFVQDEIVADAGGRRLAVIPALRVDRVKIRTRDLSNFVGGVLTEQDVQRLYGSPPATTIVSPSLAVTYDLAPRLRSYAQYKRGGRAPSPGEIFGSWNMASNYATGNQYALVGNRDLKEESSNAFEVGVTGQPTPGVALHSALFYTRYSDFIAYTRYTRASAPGLFANVPAHIGTIYRADNRDEATIYGFELSARLEHGQWNPAVQGLYTTWALGLSRGTSRSNYAGDRKVGLDSVLPRKAILGVGYDAPMRRWGVNLTGTFVAGKQAEATNRDSFTNNPGATLADATTALFRVPGYATFDLGGYWQVNPSVRLQAGIYNLGDKRYWDYASARSLQPALARDRRDIELLTSAGRTVAVSMSIAF; translated from the coding sequence ATGGTTCACCGTCTGCATCCTCCGCCCGCCGCACCGGCGGCCACCGCCCCGTCCTCCCGCCCGCAGCCCCTGCGGCCCGCCGCGTGGGCCGCCTGCCTCGCCGTGCTGGGCACCTCCTCGTGGGCCCAGGCACCCGCTGCCGGGCAAGCCGCCGAGGCACAGGTCGCGCAGTTGCCGCAGGTGGATGTCGTGGGAGAGGCCGAACACCAGTCCGGCACCGTCACCACGATCGGCAGCGATGCGCTGGAGCGTGCGAACGGCATGAAGGACGTCGTGCGCAACCAGCCCCTGGTCGCCGCGCCCGGCACGGTGGCCGGCACCAGCCGCAACCGCAGCAGCTTCGACCGTTCCGGCACCACGGGCTACAACATCCGCGGCATCGAGGGCAACCGCGTCGGCCTGGATGTGGACGGCGTCGAGATGCCCGACGCCACCACCCGCCCCTATGTGAGCCGCGCGGGCGTCAACACCTTCGGCGCCGGGCGCGACTTCATCGACCCCGAGATGTTCTCGTCCGCCCAGATCCTGTCGGGCACCACGCCGGCACGGCGCACGGCCGGCGGCATCGGCGGCGCGGTGAGCTTCCGCACCAAGGCGGCCAGCGACTACCTGCGGGATGGCAAGCCCTCGTACCTGGGCGCCAGGATCGGCTACGACTCGACCGACCGGTCATGGAACGAGAGCGTCACCGGTGCGTTGCGCCGCGGCGATGCCGACGGGCTCGTCGCCTATTCCCGTCGCGACGGCCACGCCAGCCGCAACAACAGTCCCACGGTGGACAGCTATCCCAACGACTGGCACTCCGATGCGCTGCTGCTCAAGGGCGGGCTGCGCGTGGACGGCAGCAACCGCCTGGAGCTGTCCGCCGACCTGTACCGCCGCAAGAACGACACCTTCTTCCACGGCTGGAACAGCGCCGGAACGGCGCTCACCGAGGCATCCCGCCAAGCCAGCGACACTGAACGCAACACGCTGCAGCTCACGCACCAGTGGGCGCCGCGAGACGCCTGGATCGACCAGGCGGAGACGCGCCTGTTCCACCAGGACACGGCCACCCGGGATGTGACCGACACCACCACGCTGGCCACCGGGGCCACCGGGCGCAACCTGTCCGAGAACCGGACGCGCACCTGGGGCTTATCCACGACGGCCGGCAAGCGCATCGGGCGCCACGAGCTGAGCTTCGGCGCCAACGTCTCCACGCAGGACGTGGACCGCCCATGGAGCGTCACCTATCCGCAGGATTACATGAAGCCCCAGCCCGACACCACCACGGGCCGCTGGGGCGCATTCGTGCAGGACGAGATCGTCGCGGACGCGGGCGGCAGGCGGCTGGCCGTGATCCCCGCCCTGCGCGTGGACCGCGTGAAAATCAGGACGCGCGATTTGTCCAACTTCGTCGGCGGCGTGCTCACCGAGCAGGATGTCCAGCGGCTCTACGGCAGCCCGCCGGCCACCACCATCGTCAGTCCCAGCCTGGCCGTGACCTACGACCTCGCGCCACGCCTGCGCAGCTATGCGCAGTACAAGCGCGGGGGACGGGCGCCGTCGCCCGGCGAGATCTTTGGCTCCTGGAACATGGCGAGCAACTACGCGACGGGCAACCAGTACGCCCTCGTGGGCAACCGCGACCTGAAGGAAGAGTCGAGCAACGCCTTCGAAGTCGGCGTGACCGGCCAACCCACCCCGGGCGTGGCGCTCCACAGCGCGCTGTTCTACACCCGCTATAGCGACTTCATCGCCTACACGCGCTACACGCGCGCCAGCGCGCCTGGCCTGTTCGCCAACGTGCCGGCCCACATCGGCACCATCTACCGGGCCGACAACCGAGACGAGGCCACGATATACGGCTTCGAGCTGAGCGCCCGGCTGGAACACGGCCAGTGGAACCCCGCCGTCCAGGGCCTGTACACGACCTGGGCGCTGGGACTGAGCCGGGGCACCTCCCGGTCGAACTATGCGGGCGACCGCAAGGTCGGCCTCGACTCCGTGCTGCCGCGCAAGGCCATCCTCGGCGTGGGCTACGACGCGCCCATGCGCCGCTGGGGCGTGAACCTCACCGGCACCTTCGTCGCCGGCAAGCAGGCCGAGGCCACCAACCGCGACAGCTTCACCAACAACCCGGGCGCGACGCTGGCGGACGCCACCACCGCACTCTTCCGCGTGCCCGGCTACGCCACGTTCGACCTGGGCGGCTACTGGCAGGTCAACCCGAGCGTGCGCCTGCAGGCCGGCATCTACAACCTGGGCGACAAGCGCTACTGGGACTACGCCAGCGCCCGCAGCCTGCAGCCCGCGCTGGCCCGCGACCGGCGCGACATCGAACTGCTGACGAGCGCCGGCCGCACCGTGGCAGTGTCGATGTCCATCGCTTTCTGA